Proteins from a genomic interval of Enterococcus faecium:
- a CDS encoding cation:proton antiporter — translation MEFAELVIVFAVTITLSNIASRILPMIPAPLIQIFLGVVLGLTEWGQSIDFEPELFLVMIIAPLLFREGEKADISSILKNFGTILFLAFGGVILTLVGVGATLSFLLPSVPLAACFAFGAALGPTDAVAVSSLSGRVNIPKKAMHILEGEGLLNDASGVTAFQFALGALITGSFSAVNAGMSLVVSSIGGALIGFLLVWFKQKIIHLIEKASAQDVTGYLLIELLLPFLAYVLAEAFDVSGIIAAVAAGILQASGFRKISVFDAELSSLSHSTWTTIAFTLNALVFIFLGIELTQVFSPVWGDGLYPNGLLLAIIVLISVMLFVIRFISISLFYVFKDGSKKFKKQLNEILILTFGGVKGTVSLATIFILPFSINNMMFYQRSLLLFLTAGVILVTLVIGIIVLPMLTETEEAESTDLNALMILEEVVEVLRKEIKEIDRNTKEFLATEAVIENYQERIRDLYLEDLTDDEKQEVQEIQALILSIERDGLDESYRSGKLSSNGYRFYSRFLSRFEHSITSQILSFIGFWFIVVRRLMRIVLHPKMFWQRRYADRQTFISDEDIQEIRETYQKNTQLIIESLDNLTDIYDETMVQFFIQQRKLEGIKMNSGNLISSWMIQQDSLFTKKMLRGYYLERKIIDEYEVAEKITTFSANSYRRNINLLESYTMNKPSDNFSFRFAFRAKSKKTSPIK, via the coding sequence ATGGAATTTGCTGAGTTAGTTATTGTATTTGCAGTAACGATCACCTTATCGAACATAGCTAGCCGCATTTTGCCAATGATTCCAGCTCCACTGATCCAAATTTTCCTTGGAGTGGTATTAGGTCTGACAGAGTGGGGACAATCAATCGATTTTGAACCTGAATTGTTCTTAGTTATGATTATTGCACCATTGTTATTTAGAGAAGGAGAAAAAGCAGATATTTCTTCGATTCTCAAAAATTTCGGGACAATTTTGTTCTTGGCATTTGGAGGAGTCATTTTGACCCTTGTCGGGGTAGGTGCGACGTTATCATTCCTGTTGCCAAGTGTCCCACTTGCTGCCTGCTTTGCTTTTGGAGCAGCGTTAGGTCCGACAGATGCGGTAGCAGTCAGTTCTCTTTCTGGACGAGTGAATATCCCTAAAAAGGCGATGCATATTTTGGAAGGAGAAGGTCTTTTGAATGATGCATCTGGTGTTACTGCCTTCCAGTTTGCTCTTGGTGCGCTGATCACCGGATCTTTTTCAGCAGTAAACGCGGGGATGAGTCTAGTAGTTTCTAGTATTGGGGGAGCTTTGATCGGCTTTTTGCTTGTCTGGTTCAAACAAAAAATAATTCATTTGATCGAAAAAGCATCAGCACAAGATGTCACAGGGTATCTGCTGATCGAACTTTTGCTTCCTTTTCTAGCCTATGTATTGGCAGAGGCATTTGATGTATCTGGAATCATTGCTGCAGTGGCAGCAGGTATTCTCCAAGCTTCTGGTTTTAGGAAAATCTCTGTGTTTGATGCAGAATTGTCGAGCTTGTCCCACAGTACATGGACAACTATTGCTTTTACACTGAATGCATTAGTATTTATATTTTTAGGAATCGAATTGACGCAAGTGTTCTCGCCAGTATGGGGAGACGGTTTATATCCAAACGGTCTTTTATTAGCGATTATCGTATTAATCTCTGTCATGCTTTTTGTGATCAGATTCATTTCTATCAGTCTTTTTTATGTATTCAAAGATGGCAGTAAAAAGTTCAAAAAACAGTTGAACGAGATCTTGATCTTAACATTTGGCGGTGTAAAGGGAACAGTCAGTTTGGCTACGATTTTTATTTTGCCATTTTCAATCAATAATATGATGTTTTACCAGCGGTCTTTGCTTTTGTTTCTGACGGCGGGTGTCATCTTAGTGACTTTGGTCATAGGGATCATTGTCTTGCCTATGCTGACGGAAACAGAGGAAGCGGAAAGCACGGATTTGAATGCTTTGATGATTTTAGAAGAGGTCGTTGAAGTTTTGCGAAAAGAAATAAAGGAAATTGATCGTAATACAAAAGAATTTTTAGCCACTGAAGCAGTGATAGAAAATTATCAAGAACGGATACGTGATCTGTACTTGGAAGATTTAACCGATGATGAAAAGCAAGAAGTACAAGAAATACAAGCACTGATTTTGTCGATCGAACGGGATGGATTGGATGAAAGTTATCGTTCGGGCAAGCTTTCTTCTAATGGTTATCGTTTTTACTCCCGTTTTCTTTCTCGATTCGAACATTCTATCACAAGCCAGATTTTGTCTTTTATCGGCTTTTGGTTCATTGTTGTCCGTAGGTTAATGCGAATCGTTCTCCATCCGAAAATGTTTTGGCAAAGAAGATATGCTGATCGTCAGACATTTATTAGTGATGAAGATATCCAAGAAATCAGAGAGACATATCAAAAAAATACTCAGTTGATTATTGAAAGTTTAGATAACTTGACTGATATTTATGATGAAACGATGGTTCAATTTTTTATCCAGCAACGCAAACTTGAAGGAATAAAAATGAACTCGGGGAATTTGATTTCTTCGTGGATGATCCAGCAAGATAGTCTGTTTACGAAAAAAATGCTAAGAGGTTATTATCTTGAAAGAAAAATCATTGATGAATACGAAGTTGCTGAAAAAATCACGACGTTTTCTGCGAACAGCTATCGCAGGAATATCAATTTGTTAGAATCTTATACTATGAACAAACCATCTGATAACTTTTCTTTCCGATTTGCGTTTCGAGCAAAGTCAAAAAAAACGAGTCCAATAAAATAA
- a CDS encoding CCA tRNA nucleotidyltransferase translates to MKLKQLPLEYQKAIPVLKKLENAGYEAYFVGGSVRDILLNQPIHDVDIATSAFPEEIKQLFPKTIDIGIEHGTVLVLENDEQYEITTFRTESTYQDYRRPDHVEFVRSLAEDLKRRDFTINAFALKEDGEIIDLFDGLQDLEEQILRAVGNPHERFHEDALRMMRGLRFVSQLGFKLEEETFYAIKENHELLGKISVERINVEFIKMLLGNERAAGIHAFIETECYICCPGLKEEGEALLRFAELPSVPLKEESQAWALLISQLDLKENEIRSFLKSWKCSNQMIKDVQALVQGLRQRETGALEPFELYFLGKKHALQVEELMIYFDETPQMDAVGESYDRLPIKSLSELAVDGKILLEETGKKTGKWVSEALQLAEKAVVEQRIKNDKKQVLDFLSKEKLI, encoded by the coding sequence ATGAAATTAAAACAATTACCTCTGGAATACCAAAAGGCAATTCCAGTTCTGAAAAAATTAGAGAATGCAGGATATGAAGCTTATTTTGTAGGTGGAAGTGTTCGTGATATCTTGCTGAACCAGCCAATCCATGATGTGGATATCGCAACAAGCGCATTTCCAGAAGAAATCAAACAGCTTTTTCCAAAAACGATAGATATTGGGATCGAACATGGAACTGTGTTGGTATTAGAAAATGATGAACAATATGAGATCACCACATTTCGGACGGAATCAACTTATCAGGACTACCGTAGACCAGATCATGTCGAATTCGTTCGTTCGTTGGCAGAAGATTTGAAAAGAAGAGATTTTACGATCAATGCGTTTGCTTTGAAAGAAGATGGAGAAATCATCGATTTGTTCGATGGTCTGCAAGATCTAGAAGAACAGATCTTGCGAGCTGTAGGCAATCCTCATGAGCGGTTCCATGAAGATGCCTTACGAATGATGCGCGGGTTGCGTTTTGTCAGTCAACTAGGGTTCAAATTAGAGGAAGAAACCTTCTACGCCATCAAAGAAAACCACGAGCTATTAGGTAAAATATCTGTAGAACGTATAAATGTGGAATTCATCAAGATGCTCTTGGGAAATGAACGGGCCGCGGGAATCCATGCATTTATTGAAACAGAGTGCTACATTTGCTGTCCCGGTTTGAAAGAAGAAGGCGAAGCACTTTTACGTTTTGCTGAATTACCATCCGTCCCATTGAAAGAAGAGAGCCAAGCATGGGCATTATTGATCAGCCAACTGGATCTAAAAGAAAATGAGATTCGTTCCTTTTTGAAATCGTGGAAGTGTTCTAACCAAATGATTAAAGACGTTCAAGCACTTGTCCAAGGACTACGACAACGAGAAACTGGAGCTTTGGAACCATTCGAATTGTACTTCTTAGGCAAAAAACATGCACTGCAAGTAGAAGAATTGATGATCTATTTTGACGAAACACCTCAGATGGATGCCGTAGGAGAATCCTATGATCGTTTACCTATCAAGTCATTAAGCGAATTAGCAGTAGATGGTAAAATCTTGCTAGAAGAAACTGGAAAAAAAACTGGTAAGTGGGTTAGTGAAGCTTTGCAATTAGCTGAAAAAGCCGTCGTAGAACAAAGAATAAAAAATGATAAAAAACAGGTTTTGGATTTTTTATCGAAAGAAAAATTGATTTAA
- a CDS encoding nucleotide pyrophosphohydrolase, which produces MDKKRSLYSMQQEVDEYIQQFKVGYFSPLAQMARLTEEVGELAREVNHTYGEKSKKASEPVNSVAEELGDVLFVTMIMANSLNIDLTEVFEKNMEKFNQRDHNRFERKDE; this is translated from the coding sequence ATGGATAAAAAGCGTTCTTTATACAGTATGCAGCAGGAAGTGGATGAATATATCCAGCAATTCAAGGTGGGGTATTTCTCTCCATTAGCTCAGATGGCTCGATTAACTGAAGAAGTAGGTGAATTGGCAAGAGAAGTCAACCACACTTATGGAGAAAAAAGCAAAAAGGCTTCTGAACCAGTTAACTCGGTAGCAGAAGAACTTGGTGATGTTTTATTCGTTACGATGATCATGGCTAATTCATTGAATATCGACTTAACTGAAGTTTTTGAAAAAAACATGGAAAAATTCAATCAAAGAGACCATAATCGCTTTGAGCGTAAGGACGAGTAA
- a CDS encoding YitT family protein — MVKRKTVKEVLFIIIGTSIYAFGLVYLNIANHLAEGGVSGITLILRALFGIDPAYTTLLINIPLILLGGKILGKRSLAYTVLGTLSLSFFLWIWQRVPLEINLQHDLLIVSLLAGLVAGVGSGIVYRMGGTTGGSDIIARILEQNYGITMGRSLLAFDIIVLLASLTYIDLKRMMYTLIVSYVFSRVIDSILDGGYSAKGLLVVSNKSEEIAPLLMTGLQRGVTFLSGEGAFSGNSKKIIYMVVSSSELTEAKRIVHEIDEKAFLSIINVHEVEGQGFTYLKPQTRLLKKL; from the coding sequence ATGGTCAAACGAAAAACAGTAAAAGAAGTTCTTTTTATCATTATAGGAACAAGTATTTATGCATTTGGTCTTGTTTACTTGAACATCGCTAATCATTTAGCAGAAGGGGGAGTCTCAGGGATCACCTTGATCTTAAGAGCTTTATTTGGTATTGATCCAGCTTATACGACTTTATTAATCAACATCCCATTGATTTTACTAGGAGGAAAGATCCTCGGTAAACGTTCCTTGGCCTATACTGTTCTAGGTACACTTTCTTTGTCATTCTTTTTATGGATCTGGCAAAGGGTTCCACTAGAAATCAATTTACAGCATGATCTACTGATCGTTTCTCTACTTGCGGGTTTAGTTGCAGGTGTAGGAAGCGGGATCGTCTACCGCATGGGTGGAACAACAGGCGGCAGTGATATTATCGCTCGGATTTTAGAACAAAATTACGGCATCACTATGGGGCGTTCCCTATTGGCATTTGATATCATCGTCTTACTTGCTTCATTAACCTATATCGACTTGAAACGTATGATGTATACGTTGATTGTTTCGTATGTTTTCAGTCGTGTGATTGATTCGATCTTAGATGGCGGATATTCTGCAAAAGGTCTACTTGTCGTCTCCAACAAAAGCGAAGAGATTGCACCACTACTGATGACCGGTCTGCAAAGAGGTGTGACTTTCCTTTCTGGAGAAGGCGCATTCTCTGGTAATTCAAAAAAAATCATCTATATGGTCGTTAGCTCTAGTGAATTAACTGAAGCTAAGAGGATCGTCCACGAGATTGACGAAAAAGCTTTCCTTTCAATCATCAATGTGCATGAAGTGGAAGGGCAAGGCTTTACTTATTTGAAGCCACAGACAAGATTACTGAAAAAACTATAA
- a CDS encoding ReoY family proteolytic degradation factor, with protein MLIDVREKKNFLTWMVNHVSFSRREVFWILNYLANHEAILSNVHFVEGANFADRGLQISDLSVEGEPMKLFLQGKEFTDTDQIFHEIRLNWKKPLYVECIFENAWQTREYLSILEDNPFSSWDSSVSEEDTELIERYFQEKEEEAKLKMLYAQIDQALEDGDRDAFLKLSDEVNRKILLQTQKKSNRVSEHNN; from the coding sequence ATGCTAATTGATGTACGGGAAAAGAAGAATTTTTTAACGTGGATGGTCAATCATGTATCTTTTAGCCGAAGAGAAGTTTTTTGGATCTTGAATTATCTTGCCAATCATGAAGCGATTTTAAGCAATGTCCACTTTGTTGAAGGGGCGAATTTTGCGGATCGAGGACTGCAGATCAGTGATCTATCTGTTGAAGGGGAACCCATGAAATTGTTTTTGCAGGGAAAAGAATTTACGGACACAGACCAGATTTTTCATGAAATCCGTTTGAATTGGAAAAAGCCTTTATATGTGGAATGTATATTCGAAAATGCTTGGCAGACAAGAGAATATCTATCTATCTTAGAAGACAATCCATTTTCTTCTTGGGATTCTTCAGTCAGTGAAGAAGATACTGAATTAATTGAACGATATTTTCAAGAAAAAGAAGAAGAGGCAAAACTAAAAATGCTTTATGCTCAAATCGATCAAGCACTAGAAGATGGAGATAGGGATGCTTTTTTGAAATTATCTGATGAAGTTAACCGAAAGATCCTTTTGCAGACACAAAAGAAAAGTAACCGGGTAAGTGAACATAACAATTAG
- a CDS encoding tetratricopeptide repeat protein: protein MNTNSEKMLQALSDEDLSQAQIFLEKALKEDPADILAELGEELLAIGFLIEAKQIFEQLINQYPENDGLNIPLAEIAIEDNEIDLAFEYLEKVDKQSDYYPQSLLAIADLYQVIGIPEVSEAKLKEAAGLLPDEPLIQFALAELYFSVDRFKEAAVVYETLLASGINEISGISMQERLGQSLSMQGEFEAAIVPLEEALKEERTDDRLFQLAFTNLQLKENQQAINYLEELREVNPHYQSLYLYLGQALQEEEMIEEAQTVLEEGIKENPYQVELYHLASENAFRLHDRQRAEELLLKALEVGDKQDETLLTLSNLYLDDERYEDVIQVINQMEETANPYAEWNLAHAYNELEDFTVAAVHYEQAYHELSHEPDFLKEYAFFLREEGQLKRAQELLTYYLTLEPGDMEALSLLDDLTER, encoded by the coding sequence ATGAATACAAATAGCGAAAAAATGTTGCAAGCTTTATCAGATGAAGACTTGTCACAAGCACAAATCTTTTTAGAAAAAGCATTAAAAGAAGACCCAGCAGATATATTAGCTGAACTAGGCGAAGAATTGCTGGCTATTGGCTTTTTGATCGAAGCAAAACAGATTTTTGAACAACTGATCAACCAATACCCAGAAAATGACGGACTGAACATCCCGTTAGCAGAAATTGCAATCGAAGATAATGAGATCGACTTAGCTTTTGAATACCTGGAAAAAGTGGATAAGCAAAGTGATTACTATCCGCAAAGCTTATTGGCGATAGCTGATTTGTACCAAGTTATCGGAATCCCTGAAGTGAGTGAAGCAAAATTGAAAGAAGCAGCTGGGTTGCTTCCTGATGAACCATTGATCCAGTTTGCGCTAGCTGAATTGTATTTTTCAGTTGATCGTTTCAAAGAGGCAGCAGTGGTTTATGAAACATTGTTGGCAAGCGGGATAAATGAAATTTCAGGAATCTCGATGCAGGAACGTTTAGGACAATCCTTAAGTATGCAAGGAGAATTCGAAGCAGCTATCGTACCTTTAGAAGAAGCACTGAAAGAAGAAAGGACAGATGATCGACTGTTCCAGCTAGCTTTTACGAATCTTCAATTGAAAGAAAATCAGCAGGCAATCAACTATCTGGAAGAACTTCGAGAAGTTAATCCGCATTATCAATCGTTATATCTATATCTAGGACAAGCTCTTCAAGAAGAAGAAATGATTGAAGAAGCACAAACAGTGTTAGAAGAAGGAATCAAAGAAAATCCTTACCAAGTCGAACTTTATCACCTGGCCTCGGAAAATGCTTTCCGTCTGCATGATAGACAGCGAGCAGAAGAACTTTTACTGAAAGCTTTAGAAGTAGGAGACAAACAAGATGAAACATTACTTACTTTAAGCAATCTTTACTTGGATGATGAAAGATATGAAGATGTGATACAAGTGATCAATCAGATGGAAGAAACTGCTAATCCTTATGCAGAATGGAACCTAGCCCATGCTTATAATGAATTAGAAGACTTTACCGTTGCAGCTGTACACTATGAACAGGCTTATCATGAACTATCACATGAACCAGATTTCTTGAAAGAGTATGCCTTTTTCTTAAGAGAAGAAGGGCAGCTGAAAAGAGCGCAAGAATTATTGACTTATTATTTAACACTTGAACCAGGAGATATGGAGGCACTGTCATTATTAGATGACCTAACAGAGAGGTGA
- a CDS encoding HU family DNA-binding protein: MANKAELIEKVASATDLTKKDATAAVDAVFSTIQDALANGEKVQLIGFGNFEVRERAARKGRNPQTGEEIEIPASKVPAFKPGKALKDAVK, translated from the coding sequence ATGGCAAACAAAGCAGAATTAATCGAAAAAGTTGCTTCAGCTACTGATTTAACTAAAAAAGATGCAACTGCAGCAGTAGATGCTGTATTTTCAACTATTCAAGATGCTTTAGCTAACGGCGAAAAAGTTCAATTAATCGGTTTTGGTAACTTTGAAGTTCGCGAACGCGCAGCTCGCAAAGGTCGTAACCCACAAACTGGTGAAGAAATCGAAATTCCAGCTAGCAAAGTACCTGCATTCAAACCAGGTAAAGCATTAAAAGACGCTGTTAAATAA
- the der gene encoding ribosome biogenesis GTPase Der: MANPTIAIVGRPNVGKSTIFNRIAGERISIVEDTPGVTRDRIYAKGEWLGREFSVIDTGGIDLGDEPFMDQIKHQAEIAIEEADVIICVVSGREGVTDADEMVAKILYRSNKPVILAVNKVDNPEMRNDIYEFYSLGLGDPYPISGSHGLGIGDILDEAVKYFSEETEEEDDDTIKFSLIGRPNVGKSSLINAILGEERVIVSDIEGTTRDAIDTHFVSESGQKFLMIDTAGMRKRGKVYENTEKYSVMRAMRAIDRSDIVLMVLNAEEGIREQDKRVAGYAHEAGRGIIIVVNKWDLVKKETNTMRDFEQEIRDEFRYLDYAPIVFVSAVTKQRLERLPEMIEQVSMNQNLRISSAVLNDIIMDAVAINPTPTDKGKRLKIFYATQVAVKPPTFVVFVNEEELMHFSYERFLENQIRKAFTFEGTSIRIIPRRRK, from the coding sequence ATGGCAAATCCAACAATTGCAATCGTTGGCCGCCCGAACGTCGGTAAGTCTACGATTTTTAACCGCATCGCTGGTGAGCGTATCTCGATTGTCGAAGATACTCCTGGAGTAACTCGTGATCGTATTTATGCAAAAGGTGAATGGTTAGGTCGAGAATTCAGCGTGATCGACACAGGCGGAATTGATCTTGGCGATGAACCTTTTATGGATCAGATCAAGCATCAAGCAGAAATCGCGATTGAAGAAGCAGATGTAATCATTTGTGTAGTCAGCGGACGCGAAGGCGTGACAGACGCAGATGAGATGGTTGCGAAAATTTTATACAGAAGTAATAAACCAGTGATTTTAGCAGTCAATAAAGTAGATAATCCAGAAATGAGAAACGATATCTATGAATTTTATTCCTTAGGGCTAGGCGATCCTTATCCTATTTCAGGAAGCCATGGACTAGGGATTGGTGATATTTTAGATGAAGCAGTGAAGTATTTCTCTGAAGAGACTGAAGAAGAGGACGACGACACGATTAAGTTTAGTTTGATTGGTCGCCCAAATGTTGGTAAATCCTCTTTGATCAATGCGATTTTAGGAGAAGAACGTGTAATTGTTTCGGATATTGAAGGAACGACCCGAGACGCAATCGACACCCACTTCGTTTCTGAAAGTGGTCAGAAATTCTTAATGATAGATACAGCTGGTATGCGTAAACGCGGAAAAGTATACGAAAATACTGAAAAATACAGCGTGATGCGTGCAATGCGTGCCATTGACCGTTCTGATATCGTTTTGATGGTACTGAATGCTGAAGAAGGGATTCGGGAACAAGACAAGCGAGTAGCGGGTTACGCCCATGAAGCTGGTCGTGGAATTATTATCGTCGTGAATAAATGGGATCTTGTAAAGAAAGAAACCAATACAATGCGTGATTTCGAACAAGAGATTCGTGATGAATTCCGGTATCTTGATTACGCTCCAATCGTTTTTGTTTCTGCAGTGACTAAACAACGGTTGGAACGTCTGCCTGAAATGATCGAACAAGTAAGTATGAACCAGAATCTTCGTATCTCTTCGGCTGTGTTGAATGATATCATTATGGATGCTGTAGCAATCAATCCAACACCAACAGATAAAGGAAAACGCCTGAAGATTTTTTATGCTACACAAGTCGCTGTCAAACCACCTACATTTGTCGTTTTTGTCAATGAAGAGGAATTGATGCATTTTTCTTATGAACGTTTCTTAGAAAATCAAATCAGAAAAGCATTTACTTTTGAAGGGACGTCCATCCGAATTATCCCTCGTAGGAGAAAATAG
- the rpsA gene encoding 30S ribosomal protein S1, with translation MTEFDQNQENNQSMEDAMKSVQEVKVGDVVKGEVLVIEDKQVIVGIEGAGVEGVVPAKELSTLPVEDISEVVKVGDVLDLVVISTIGKDKENGSYLLSKRRLDAKKVWEDIERDFQEGKVIEAPVTNVVKGGLVVDVGVRGFVPASMVEDHFVADFSDYKGKTLSFKIIEIEPSENRLILSHKAVVENEREEKKKEILSTIHEGDVLSGRVARLTDFGAFDGLVHVSEISHSHVAKPSDVLAVNDDVNVKVLSINPEQERVSLSIKDTQPGPWSEIDTKAPVGTVLDGTVKRLTSFGAFVEVFPGVEGLVHISQISHKHIATPHEVLHEGDEVKVKVLEIHPEEHRIALSIKALEEKPASEEEPKNVESYELPEENTGFTMGDILGDALKEEVEEKATDDSEK, from the coding sequence ATGACAGAATTTGATCAAAATCAAGAGAACAACCAGTCAATGGAAGACGCAATGAAAAGCGTACAAGAAGTAAAAGTTGGCGATGTTGTTAAGGGCGAAGTTTTAGTCATTGAAGACAAACAAGTGATTGTCGGAATCGAAGGGGCTGGAGTTGAAGGAGTCGTTCCGGCAAAAGAATTATCAACTTTGCCGGTAGAAGATATCAGCGAAGTAGTAAAAGTCGGTGATGTATTAGATTTAGTCGTTATCAGTACGATCGGCAAAGATAAAGAAAACGGCAGCTACCTACTTTCAAAACGCCGTTTAGATGCTAAAAAAGTTTGGGAAGATATCGAAAGAGATTTCCAAGAGGGCAAGGTCATCGAAGCACCTGTTACAAATGTTGTCAAAGGCGGTTTAGTCGTTGACGTCGGTGTACGTGGTTTTGTCCCTGCATCAATGGTGGAAGATCATTTTGTTGCAGACTTTTCAGACTATAAAGGCAAAACATTGAGCTTTAAAATCATCGAAATCGAACCATCAGAAAATCGTTTGATCTTATCGCATAAAGCGGTAGTGGAAAACGAAAGAGAAGAAAAGAAAAAAGAAATTCTTTCAACTATCCATGAGGGAGATGTTCTCAGTGGACGTGTTGCACGTCTTACTGATTTTGGCGCATTTGACGGTCTAGTCCATGTCTCAGAGATTTCACATAGTCATGTAGCAAAACCAAGTGATGTATTGGCTGTCAATGATGATGTAAATGTCAAAGTGTTGTCTATCAATCCTGAACAAGAACGTGTTTCCTTGTCAATCAAAGACACACAGCCTGGACCTTGGTCAGAAATCGATACAAAAGCTCCAGTTGGCACAGTATTAGACGGAACAGTTAAACGTTTGACAAGCTTCGGTGCCTTTGTTGAAGTGTTCCCTGGAGTAGAAGGGCTAGTCCATATCTCTCAAATTTCACATAAACATATTGCGACACCACATGAAGTGCTTCATGAAGGTGACGAAGTGAAAGTGAAAGTATTAGAGATCCATCCAGAAGAACATCGTATTGCATTGAGTATCAAAGCTTTAGAAGAAAAACCAGCTTCAGAAGAAGAACCAAAAAATGTTGAGTCTTATGAATTACCAGAAGAAAATACTGGATTTACTATGGGAGACATTTTAGGTGATGCGTTGAAAGAAGAAGTAGAAGAAAAAGCAACCGATGATTCTGAAAAATAA
- the cmk gene encoding (d)CMP kinase, which translates to MTQISIAIDGPASSGKSTVAKILAKELNYIYTDTGAMYRAVTYLAITNNVSFSDEEGLVSLIKKYPISFSQQEDGQHVFIASKDVTLEIRQPDVTKAVSEVSAHGKVREELVAIQRKIGERGGVVMDGRDIGTAVLPNAEVKIFLVASVSERAERRFKENQEKGIPTDLETLTKEIQERDHYDSTRDVSPLKQAEDAVRIDTTGKSIPEVVAAIKAVVLKKGYLLF; encoded by the coding sequence ATGACACAAATCAGTATTGCAATCGACGGGCCTGCTTCATCTGGGAAAAGTACCGTTGCCAAGATATTAGCAAAAGAATTGAATTATATTTATACAGATACCGGTGCCATGTATCGCGCAGTAACTTATTTAGCTATTACGAACAATGTATCTTTTTCAGATGAAGAAGGGCTAGTTTCGCTGATCAAAAAGTATCCTATCTCTTTTTCGCAACAAGAAGATGGACAGCATGTATTCATAGCATCAAAAGATGTGACTTTAGAAATCCGTCAACCAGATGTCACAAAAGCTGTTTCTGAAGTCTCTGCACATGGAAAAGTCAGAGAAGAATTAGTTGCTATCCAACGAAAAATAGGGGAACGCGGTGGCGTTGTCATGGACGGAAGAGACATCGGGACAGCTGTATTACCGAATGCAGAAGTGAAAATCTTTTTAGTAGCAAGCGTAAGTGAGCGTGCAGAAAGACGTTTCAAAGAGAACCAAGAAAAAGGAATTCCGACTGATCTTGAAACACTGACGAAAGAGATACAGGAAAGAGACCATTATGATTCAACAAGGGACGTCTCTCCGCTGAAGCAAGCAGAGGATGCTGTTCGTATCGATACGACTGGCAAATCGATTCCAGAAGTCGTTGCAGCAATAAAAGCTGTTGTTTTGAAAAAAGGTTATCTTCTTTTTTAA
- a CDS encoding SAG1386/EF1546 family surface-associated protein → MSRKDRHQSTENNETQEPWEQPIYDTDDEVSSRSSQRQQKKGNTLFLSLFLILLVLCIAIPAGAYFWIRNGSSNNATAATSSETSTSVVESSTSTTKEESTETSTVESSTIAEESTVSQDTGVTSESSIAAETTPTSSSEATYQAGDSSSNAAETTPSSSAAAGSTTTVQAGEGPKQVAERAGITTDQLFELNGLDPNNFMLYPGQELRIK, encoded by the coding sequence GTGAGCAGAAAAGATAGACATCAATCTACAGAAAATAACGAAACACAAGAACCATGGGAACAACCAATCTACGATACAGATGATGAAGTTTCATCAAGAAGTTCTCAGAGACAACAAAAGAAAGGAAATACATTATTTCTTTCGCTATTTTTGATTTTACTGGTCTTATGTATCGCTATTCCAGCAGGTGCTTATTTCTGGATCAGAAATGGATCAAGCAACAATGCAACAGCAGCAACTTCTTCTGAAACTTCGACATCAGTAGTAGAAAGTTCTACAAGTACAACAAAAGAGGAGTCAACTGAGACTTCAACAGTAGAATCTAGTACAATCGCGGAAGAATCTACTGTGTCTCAAGATACAGGTGTAACGTCAGAAAGCAGTATTGCAGCAGAGACAACACCGACTTCCTCAAGTGAGGCAACTTATCAAGCAGGGGATTCAAGCAGCAATGCAGCAGAAACAACACCTTCTTCATCAGCTGCAGCCGGTTCAACAACGACTGTTCAAGCAGGCGAAGGTCCAAAACAAGTGGCTGAGCGTGCAGGGATCACCACTGATCAATTGTTTGAATTGAATGGCTTAGATCCAAACAACTTTATGCTTTACCCTGGTCAAGAATTAAGAATTAAATAA